One window of the Rosa rugosa chromosome 3, drRosRugo1.1, whole genome shotgun sequence genome contains the following:
- the LOC133736528 gene encoding probable N-acetyltransferase HLS1-like, translating to MIMSLFYDHKQVAEMGKEIVGIIRGCIKVVSCGKNITRPSNEDSDLKFKPICTKLAYILGLRVSASHRRKGIGLKLVNRMEEWFRRNGAEYSYMATELDNKASLNLFTQKCYYTKFRTPSILVQPVFAHRVKTHRNQVTIIELTPPEAETLYRRQFSATEFFPQDIDRIVENKLNVGTFLAVPTEFLWTGLERFLSKPPESWAVLSAWNCKEVFTLEIKGASLARRLAAKATRMVDRALPWLRIPSVPNIFRPFGLLFLYGLGGQGPRADKLAKVLFGHAHNVARELSCGVLVTEVADQEPLRLAVPHWKWLSCAEDVWCIKRLVEDYSDGSLGDWTKSPPGLSIFVDPREF from the exons ATGATAATGAGTTTGTTTTATGATCACAAGCAGGTGGCTGAAATGGGAAAAGAAATCGTTGGGATCATCAGGGGTTGCATCAAAGTCGTTTCTTGTGGTAAAAACATCACGAGGCCTAGCAATGAAGATTCCGATCTTAAATTCAAACCCATTTGCACCAAACTTGCTTACATTCTTGGCCTTAGAGTTTCCGCTTCACACAG GAGAAAAGGTATTGGTCTGAAACTAGTTAACAGAATGGAAGAATGGTTTCGAAGAAATGGTGCAGAGTACTCATACATGGCTACTGAGCTTGACAACAAAGCTTCACTAAACCTTTTCACCCAAAAATGCTACTACACCAAATTTCGTACCCCTTCAATTTTGGTCCAACCGGTCTTTGCTCACCGAGTCAAAACTCACCGCAATCAAGTCACCATTATTGAACTCACCCCACCGGAGGCTGAGACCCTCTACCGCCGCCAATTCTCCGCCACCGAGTTTTTTCCTCAGGACATTGATAGAATTGTGGAAAACAAGCTCAATGTTGGTACATTTTTAGCTGTCCCAACCGAGTTTTTGTGGACGGGTTTGGAAAGGTTTCTATCCAAGCCGCCCGAGTCATGGGCTGTTTTGAGTGCATGGAATTGTAAGGAGGTGTTTACATTGGAAATCAAAGGTGCATCGCTTGCACGGCGCTTGGCTGCCAAGGCAACTCGCATGGTGGATAGGGCGCTGCCTTGGCTGAGGATACCTTCGGTCCCCAATATTTTCAGGCCATTTGGGTTGCTTTTCCTGTATGGGTTAGGAGGACAAGGGCCACGCGCAGATAAGCTGGCAAAGGTGCTTTTTGGCCATGCACATAACGTAGCTAGGGAATTGAGCTGTGGGGTGTTGGTGACTGAAGTAGCCGACCAAGAACCGTTGAGGTTAGCAGTACCACATTGGAAGTGGCTATCGTGCGCCGAGGATGTGTGGTGCATCAAGAGGCTTGTTGAGGACTATAGTGATGGGTCACTTGGGGACTGGACCAAATCTCCACCCGGGTTATCAATTTTTGTTGATCCAAGGGAATTCTAG
- the LOC133736526 gene encoding BTB/POZ domain-containing protein NPY2 — translation MKFMKLGSKPDSFQTDGNNVRYVAADLETDIIVNVGDSKFYLHKFPLLSKSAHLQKLANTNESKPLEIHISDIPGGPAAFEICAKFCYGMTVTLNAYNVVVSRCAAEYMGMHESIEKGNLIYKIDVFLNSSIFRSWKDSIIVLQTTKSLLPISEDLKLVSQCIDSVATKACVDVSKVDWSYTYNRKKLAEENGNDPNWNGVRNRQVPKDWWVEELCELEIDLFKRVLMSIKTKAVLSGEVIGEALKAYAYRRLPGFSKGMIQSGDMAKHRSTVDAIVWLLPAEKGSISCSFLLKLLKAAIYVNSGETTKDEMVKRIGQQLEEASVIDLLIRAAEGEATIYDVSAVKKIVEEFLKKDQTAEIQSLEEGHEIQEERRPGILSDASKLMVAKLIDGYLAEISKDLNLPLSKFVDLAEMVSGFSRPAHDGLYRAIDMFLKEHPGISKSERKRICKLMDCKKLSVDACMHAVQNERLPLRVVVQVLFFEQVRAAASSGSSTPDLPKGMKDLNSGSHGSSRSATTNTEEDWDAVASAEELRALKGELASLRLASVERNGDGKSNVDKAAVSKMRRLLNSKKVFAKLFSSKGGQGENSGSDSSESLGSANPEEAAKSTPSRNRRHSVS, via the exons GTATGTGGCAGCTGATTTGGAAACAGATATCATCGTTAATGTTGGAGATTCAAAGTTTTATCTACACAAG TTTCCTCTTTTATCAAAGAGTGCCCACTTACAGAAATTAGCAAACACCAATGAGTCAAAACCTTTGGAGATTCACATTTCAGACATTCCTGGTGGCCCTGCTGCATTTGAGATATGTGCCAAGTTCTGTTATGGCATGACTGTCACCCTGAATGCTTACAATGTTGTTGTGTCTCGATGTGCGGCTGAGTATATGGGAATGCACGAGTCTATTGAGAAAGGAAATCTCATATACAAGATTGATGTGTTTCTTAACTCTAGCATTTTCCGCAGCTGGAAGGATTCAATCATTGTTCTTCAGACTACAAAGTCTCTTTTGCCGATATCTGAGGACCTGAAGTTGGTCAGCCAGTGCATTGATTCGGTAGCTACCAAGGCCTGTGTCGATGTTTCAAAAGTTGACTGGTCCTATACCTATAACCGGAAGAAACTTGCAGaggaaaatgggaacgatccaAATTGGAATGGTGTCAGAAACCGTCAAGTTCCAAAGGATTGGTGGGTGGAGGAATTATGTGAGCTTGAGATTGATTTGTTTAAGCGTGTTCTTATGAGTATTAAAACCAAAGCAGTACTTTCTGGTGAAGTGATCGGAGAAGCCTTGAAAGCTTATGCTTACAGAAGGTTGCCAGGTTTCAGCAAAGGTATGATCCAGAGTGGAGATATGGCAAAGCATCGATCAACAGTGGATGCAATTGTCTGGCTGTTGCCTGCAGAGAAAGGCAGCATCTCTTGTAGTTTCTTGCTCAAATTGTTAAAAGCAGCTATATATGTGAACTCTGGAGAAACAACCAAGGATGAGATGGTAAAGAGAATAGGACAGCAACTGGAGGAGGCTTCAGTAATTGATCTTTTGATACGAGCAGCAGAAGGAGAAGCTACTATATATGATGTTAGTGCAGTTAAAAAAATAGTAGAAGAGTTTCTAAAGAAAGATCAGACTGCAGAGATTCAATCATTAGAAGAGGGCCATGAGATTCAGGAGGAGAGGAGGCCAGGGATCTTGTCAGATGCTTCTAAGTTGATGGTGGCAAAACTGATAGATGGGTATCTTGCTGAAATTTCAAAGGATCTGAACCTACCCTTGTCCAAGTTTGTCGATCTTGCAGAAATGGTGTCAGGTTTCTCTCGCCCTGCTCATGATGGGCTTTACCGAGCCATTGACATGTTTCTCAAG GAGCACCCGGGGATTAGTAAGAGTGAGAGAAAGAGGATCTGCAAGCTGATGGACTGCAAAAAGCTGTCAGTCGATGCCTGCATGCACGCTGTGCAAAATGAGAGACTCCCGTTGCGCGTAGTTGTGCAGGTACTCTTTTTTGAGCAAGTCAGGGCTGCTGCTTCATCAGGCAGTAGCACTCCCGACTTACCTAAAGGCATGAAGGATTTAAACAGTGGTTCTCATGGGAGCTCAAGGTCTGCAACAACTAACACAGAGGAGGATTGGGATGCAGTTGCGTCTGCTGAGGAGCTTAGGGCCCTGAAAGGAGAGTTAGCTTCTTTAAGATTGGCCAGTGTTGAGAGGAATGGAGATGGTAAAAGCAATGTTGACAAGGCTGCAGTTAGTAAAATGAGAAGGTTACTCAATTCAAAGAAGGTCTTTGCAAAGCTCTTTTCAAGCAAAGGGGGACAAGGCGAGAATAGTGGCTCAGATTCATCCGAGAGTCTTGGTTCTGCAAATCCTGAAGAGGCTGCTAAGTCCACACCTTCCAGAAATCGGAGGCATTCGGTTTCTTAG